One genomic window of Bradysia coprophila strain Holo2 chromosome X unlocalized genomic scaffold, BU_Bcop_v1 contig_220, whole genome shotgun sequence includes the following:
- the LOC119069033 gene encoding uncharacterized protein LOC119069033: MVSKYFTQREFEKAFTAYDKVTVKIQSKLEKFEGPGPQLGPITFPENVTVRSSEGDTKLKLKPIDVPKFFGDYKKWISFRNMFDSMVHKNEKFSGLEKMHYLKTCLGGEAEDILSQFDITEEAYPEAYKVITSRYHNEVILVDTHIMDLLSQPKLMSESSDAIKLVENRCINVGSHFTAAIGSKIR; the protein is encoded by the coding sequence ATGGTGTCGAAGTATTTCACACAGAGAGAGTTCGAGAAAGCATTTACGGCGTACGACAAGGTGACCGTCAAGATTCAAtctaaattggaaaaatttgaaggTCCTGGTCCTCAATTGGGTCCTATAACATTCCCTGAAAATGTAACTGTACGGTCCAGCGAAGGAGATACGAAATTGAAACTGAAACCAATAGACGTCCCGAAATTCTTTGGAGATTACAAGAAGTGGATTTCATTCAGAAACATGTTTGATTCGATGGTCCACAAGAATGAGAAGTTCAGCGGTCTCGAGAAAATGCACTATTTGAAGACGTGTCTAGGAGGAGAAGCTGAAGATATTTTATCGCAATTCGACATCACGGAGGAGGCATATCCAGAAGCCTACAAGGTGATAACGAGCCGTTACCATAATGAGGTGATATTGGTGGATACACACATAATGGATTTGTTATCGCAACCGAAGCTGATGTCAGAGTCAAGTGATGCTAttaaattggttgaaaatcgATGTATCAACGTGGGATCCCATTTTACTGCTGCTATTGGTTCAAAAATTAGATAG
- the LOC119069034 gene encoding inactive histone-lysine N-methyltransferase 2E-like, which translates to MDKRKGAIPKATRSTFTIPPFAGRSGKTSRSPPTTSQTANTTSVAADESMYQCDVCNITDKGDKVCCDSCTLWSHFACVNVTSDIANHEWFCGKCQQNKQEPLIALTSETEVAAPSNTESTANPPNVTYAQIPATDVVNPTLPQPSQTVANEQIQNIETPLTPPKINVDPNRARSYRSKSSTSSARRKDLALTVAIFVIDPV; encoded by the coding sequence ATGGATAAGCGTAAAGGAGCAATACCAAAAGCAACCAGATCTACATTTACGATTCCTCCTTTTGCTGGTCGCTCTGGCAAAACATCAAGAAGTCCACCAACAACAAGTCAGACAGCAAACACAACATCCGTCGCAGCTGATGAGTCAATGTATCAGTGTGACGTGTGCAATATCACCGATAAAGGCGACAAAGTTTGCTGTGACTCGTGTACCTTATGGTCACACTTTGCTTGTGTCAACGTAACCAGTGATATTGCCAATCATGAGTGGTTTTGTGGGAAGTGCCAACAAAATAAGCAAGAGCCACTCATCGCCTTGACTAGTGAAACGGAAGTTGCTGCCCCAAGCAACACAGAATCAACTGCAAATCCTCCGAACGTGACATATGCACAAATTCCAGCAACGGACGTAGTTAATCCTACCTTGCCACAACCGAGTCAGACAGTGGCTAACGAGCAAATACAAAACATCGAAACTCCTCTAACGCCTCCAAAAATCAACGTCGATCCAAATCGTGCCCGTTCTTATAGATCGAAGTCGTCTACATCATCAGCTCGCAGAAAAGATCTAGCGCTCACCGTGGCCATTTTCGTCATTGATCCGGTTTAA